The Chryseolinea soli nucleotide sequence TCCTCTATAAACGGGTCCAATAAACACTTGCTATCGCGTATAAGCTTATAAACGCGTTGTATTGTCGAATCGAACTGGGATATTCTTGCAACGGTAAAAGTAATCATAAATTAAGTTATAACTTAATTTTATTGAATATTTTTTTGAGGGTTGAAACGAAGCGACCGGAGAGTAAACTTATGGCTAAAACGGTGCTATGATAAAGATAGGGAATATTTGAACAAAAAAGCAAGTGCTTTCAACGGCATGGCTATCCTATGAACTTTGTTAACGCCACCGCCTGGTTATGTTGTTCGTCCTTTGCGCCATACAGTAGTGTGACAGTTTTGTGTTGTTTCAACAAAGCCAGCAATTCGTCCAGCGCGGCAGACCCCTTTAGTTCGGCCTTATATTTTGTCAGGAACGATTTCCACTTCTCCGGCTCGTGATTGAACCATTTCCGCAACGCCGTCGAGGGAGCGATCTCTTTCAGCCATTGATCCACATGAGCATCTTCCTTTTTTATACCGCGCGGCCACAGCCGGTCGACCAAGATGCGGTAGCCATCCGTTTTTGAAAAAGGTTCATAGACCCGTTTTATGGCGATTGACATTGGAGTGTGGATATTTTATAGAATGTACGTAGAGCGAGCATTCATTCCAGGAAAACAATTTCAGAGAGCTATGGTTCTCTCGACCCTAATGATCCGCCCCCTGCAAATGCGAATTCAAATTGCTTTTCGTAATGATCTCTAACGGAAAGAAATAATTTGACAACACGTCCTTTTTAAAGACCAGGTGGCTTGCCAGTTGGTTGATTCCCGTAAAGGCCTGCCGTTTTGAATTCTGATTGATCAGAAAATCGATGATTCCCTTTTTTAGGTAGTAGATGTTCTGTTCCAGCAGATCGTAGGCCACCAACCGGATCCCGTTCTTGCCGTGTTTTTCCAGGAGCCGTGAAACGACCGAGGCGCCCTTGGAAGTGGTCACCATGATCCCCTTCAGGTCGGGGGTATTCAGAAGTTGGTTGAGTTCTTTCTCGAGGGTGGGCTCGTGGGTCACATTCAAGTCGACGCTCAACACGGTGCACTTGTGTGTTTTCACGCTATTGAAATAGTGCTTGAACCCCTTTTCTTTTTCCGACAAGTGAACGGAGCTGTGGATGTCGTCGTACACGTGCAACATCGCATAGGTGCCGGGTTGCTGTTGGTTGATGTGCAACAGCTCCGCGCCTACCATGCCGCTCTCATAGAG carries:
- a CDS encoding DUF488 domain-containing protein, whose product is MSIAIKRVYEPFSKTDGYRILVDRLWPRGIKKEDAHVDQWLKEIAPSTALRKWFNHEPEKWKSFLTKYKAELKGSAALDELLALLKQHKTVTLLYGAKDEQHNQAVALTKFIG
- a CDS encoding substrate-binding domain-containing protein; translated protein: MKGTIRIKDIAKMANVSIGTVDRVIHKRGEVSTESYQKVMAILEKTGYKPNLIARTLGNHKTFKVVALLPDAAQDEYWKMAHEGVLKAEKDWAQYGVAIKVTSFDLYDKKSFKKNFAAAIKFAPDGILTAPIFYQEAIDYFEQCKTQKIPFAVFNNNIPKTGSLTFIGQDLYESGMVGAELLHINQQQPGTYAMLHVYDDIHSSVHLSEKEKGFKHYFNSVKTHKCTVLSVDLNVTHEPTLEKELNQLLNTPDLKGIMVTTSKGASVVSRLLEKHGKNGIRLVAYDLLEQNIYYLKKGIIDFLINQNSKRQAFTGINQLASHLVFKKDVLSNYFFPLEIITKSNLNSHLQGADH